Proteins found in one Quercus robur chromosome 2, dhQueRobu3.1, whole genome shotgun sequence genomic segment:
- the LOC126714165 gene encoding alpha/beta hydrolase domain-containing protein WAV2 isoform X1: MVTYVNALLYGVGGIVVAGMALLVAFQEKLVYVPVLPGLTKSYQITPARLRLTYEDVFLHASDGVRLHSWFIKLFPDCRGPTILFFQENAGNIAHRLEMVRIMIQRLNCNVFMLSYRGYGASDGYPSQHGITRDAQAALDHLSQRTDIDTSRIIVFGRSLGGAVGAVLTKNNPDKVAAIILENTFTSILDMAGVLLPFLKWFIGKNSKGPKILNFLVRSPWSTIDVVGQIKQPILFLSGLQDEMVPPVHMQMLYAKAAAHNRRCLFVDFPSGMHMDTWLAGGDHYWRTIQQFLEQYVPEKKENGSSGNNNVAAIDSFL; this comes from the exons ATGGTCACGTACGTGAATGCCTTGCTGTACGGAGTGGGCGGAATAGTGGTGGCCGGGATGGCATTGCTGGTGGCGTTTCAGGAAAAGCTAGTCTACGTGCCGGTGCTACCTGGTCTCACGAAGTCCTACCAGATCACGCCGGCTCGCCTCCGCCTCACCTACGAGGACGTCTTTCTCCACGCCTCCGACGGCGTCCGCCTCCATTCCTGGTTCATCAAGCTCTTCCCCGACTGCCGAG GTCCAACCATTTTATTCTTCCAAGAAAATGCGGGAA ATATTGCCCATCGTCTCGAAATGGTCCGCATAATGATACAGAGGTTGAATTGCAACGTTTTTATGCTTTCATACCGAGG TTATGGAGCTAGTGATGGATATCCTTCCCAGCATGGAATCACAAGGGATGCTCAG GCTGCATTGGATCATCTTTCTCAGAGGACTGACATTGACACATCTAGAATTATTGTTTTTGGAAGGTCACTTGGGGGTGCAGTTGGAGCTGTGCTTACCAAAAACAATCCTGACAAG GTTGCTGCAATAATACTGGAGAACACTTTCACGTCTATTCTTGACATGGCTGGAGTTTTATTGCCCTTCCTGAAGTGGTTCAttggaaaaaattcaaaaggtcctaaaattcttaattttctcGTACGATCTCCATGGAGTACAATTGACGTCGTTGGCCAG ATTAAGCAGCCAATCCTTTTTCTTTCTGGATTGCAAGATGAGATGGTTCCCCCAGTCCACATGCAGATGCTGTATGCTAAAGCAGCTGCTCATAACAGGCGATGCCTCTTTGTGGATTTTCCTAGTGGAATGCATATGGATACTTGGCTAGCTGGTGGTGATCATTACTGGAGAACAATTCAGCAATTCCTTGAACAATATGTTccagagaaaaaggaaaatggatCATCTGGCAATAACAATG ttgcaGCAATTGATAGCTTTCTGTGA
- the LOC126714165 gene encoding alpha/beta hydrolase domain-containing protein WAV2 isoform X2, whose protein sequence is MVTYVNALLYGVGGIVVAGMALLVAFQEKLVYVPVLPGLTKSYQITPARLRLTYEDVFLHASDGVRLHSWFIKLFPDCRGPTILFFQENAGNIAHRLEMVRIMIQRLNCNVFMLSYRGYGASDGYPSQHGITRDAQAALDHLSQRTDIDTSRIIVFGRSLGGAVGAVLTKNNPDKVAAIILENTFTSILDMAGVLLPFLKWFIGKNSKGPKILNFLVRSPWSTIDVVGQIKQPILFLSGLQDEMVPPVHMQMLYAKAAAHNRRCLFVDFPSGMHMDTWLAGGDHYWRTIQQFLEQYVPEKKENGSSGNNNDSKAS, encoded by the exons ATGGTCACGTACGTGAATGCCTTGCTGTACGGAGTGGGCGGAATAGTGGTGGCCGGGATGGCATTGCTGGTGGCGTTTCAGGAAAAGCTAGTCTACGTGCCGGTGCTACCTGGTCTCACGAAGTCCTACCAGATCACGCCGGCTCGCCTCCGCCTCACCTACGAGGACGTCTTTCTCCACGCCTCCGACGGCGTCCGCCTCCATTCCTGGTTCATCAAGCTCTTCCCCGACTGCCGAG GTCCAACCATTTTATTCTTCCAAGAAAATGCGGGAA ATATTGCCCATCGTCTCGAAATGGTCCGCATAATGATACAGAGGTTGAATTGCAACGTTTTTATGCTTTCATACCGAGG TTATGGAGCTAGTGATGGATATCCTTCCCAGCATGGAATCACAAGGGATGCTCAG GCTGCATTGGATCATCTTTCTCAGAGGACTGACATTGACACATCTAGAATTATTGTTTTTGGAAGGTCACTTGGGGGTGCAGTTGGAGCTGTGCTTACCAAAAACAATCCTGACAAG GTTGCTGCAATAATACTGGAGAACACTTTCACGTCTATTCTTGACATGGCTGGAGTTTTATTGCCCTTCCTGAAGTGGTTCAttggaaaaaattcaaaaggtcctaaaattcttaattttctcGTACGATCTCCATGGAGTACAATTGACGTCGTTGGCCAG ATTAAGCAGCCAATCCTTTTTCTTTCTGGATTGCAAGATGAGATGGTTCCCCCAGTCCACATGCAGATGCTGTATGCTAAAGCAGCTGCTCATAACAGGCGATGCCTCTTTGTGGATTTTCCTAGTGGAATGCATATGGATACTTGGCTAGCTGGTGGTGATCATTACTGGAGAACAATTCAGCAATTCCTTGAACAATATGTTccagagaaaaaggaaaatggatCATCTGGCAATAACAATG ATTCTAAGGCGAGCTGA